Proteins encoded together in one Rhodothermales bacterium window:
- a CDS encoding electron transfer flavoprotein subunit beta/FixA family protein — translation MRFCVCIKQVPDVDAPVHTGRMVLNAYDASAVEEALVLKEAHGGSVDLVLVGPSGAAETIRKALAMGADEASHIVTDDGLARDSFAIATILHAFFRDRPYDVIACGKQSQDSDAGLTGSMLATMLDIAYVSNAVGLAADGQEVVVTRQGDVGQEVIALRPPCLVTCSNDMNNPRIPSLRGIMAAKKKDIAVISLTDLGVDQAASRTEVLAIEDIPDREPGILIEGTPDEVVPDLVGRLQNEAKVI, via the coding sequence ATGCGATTCTGCGTCTGCATCAAGCAGGTCCCGGACGTCGATGCTCCCGTTCATACCGGGCGCATGGTTCTGAATGCATACGACGCGTCCGCTGTCGAAGAGGCGCTCGTACTCAAAGAAGCTCACGGCGGATCTGTCGATCTCGTACTTGTGGGTCCATCCGGAGCGGCCGAGACCATTCGGAAGGCTCTGGCGATGGGAGCAGACGAAGCTTCACACATCGTAACGGACGACGGCCTGGCTCGCGACTCCTTTGCGATCGCCACGATCTTGCATGCGTTCTTTCGCGACAGGCCGTACGACGTAATAGCGTGCGGGAAGCAGTCCCAGGACTCGGATGCGGGACTCACCGGATCGATGCTTGCGACGATGCTGGATATCGCCTATGTGTCGAACGCGGTCGGTCTTGCGGCTGACGGGCAAGAGGTGGTTGTCACCCGCCAGGGAGACGTCGGCCAGGAAGTCATCGCACTCCGCCCGCCGTGTCTGGTTACGTGCTCCAACGACATGAACAACCCGCGCATTCCGTCGCTCCGCGGTATCATGGCTGCGAAGAAGAAGGATATCGCCGTGATCAGCCTGACAGATCTGGGAGTCGACCAGGCCGCCTCTCGGACGGAAGTGCTCGCGATTGAGGACATTCCGGATCGCGAACCGGGAATCTTAATCGAGGGTACACCCGACGAGGTTGTGCCCGATCTTGTTGGCAGATTGCAGAACGAGGCAAAAGTCATCTAG
- the hemW gene encoding radical SAM family heme chaperone HemW — protein MAGIYVHVPFCSQRCVYCDFYFVTTTKSYGPYLKALELEMRHVALHYSSLEPIDTIYIGGGTPSVLSASELSGVIATIHELFDTSSVTEVTLELNPEDFDEQYLRDLRSVGVNRLSIGVQSFFQSDLEFMNRSHNSEDAHAVVEGVRRAGFDNFSIDLIFGLPNQPEEYWAANLEKTIRLGIPHVSTYSLTIEEKTVLHKQVQLGNVTPELDEVVADRFRFTMSFLRDAGYEHYEVSSFALPGSRAIHNQLYWDHRNYLGFGPSAFSFWWKGLPALRWDNIRNVRRYQGLLEGRHRPVSTSEELDLDTLANEYIMLRLRTSEGLDLDHLEDQYGIDLYDERVEDLAWLESEGLIHPIRRDLVRLTDEGMIFADMVTTKLMLG, from the coding sequence ATGGCTGGTATCTACGTGCACGTTCCGTTTTGTTCTCAGCGGTGCGTCTACTGTGACTTTTATTTTGTCACGACAACAAAGTCGTACGGACCCTACCTGAAGGCACTCGAGTTGGAGATGCGGCACGTCGCCCTCCACTACTCTTCTCTCGAACCCATCGATACGATCTACATAGGCGGCGGTACTCCATCGGTGTTATCTGCAAGTGAACTCTCCGGGGTCATCGCCACGATCCACGAGCTGTTCGACACGTCGTCAGTAACGGAGGTCACGCTTGAACTTAACCCGGAAGATTTCGACGAACAGTACCTGCGCGATCTCCGGAGCGTCGGCGTAAATCGACTGAGCATCGGAGTTCAGTCTTTCTTCCAGTCCGATCTGGAGTTCATGAATCGAAGCCACAATTCCGAAGACGCCCATGCCGTCGTCGAAGGCGTACGCCGGGCCGGATTCGACAACTTCTCCATCGATCTGATCTTCGGCCTTCCGAACCAGCCGGAAGAATACTGGGCGGCCAACCTGGAGAAGACGATCCGTTTGGGGATACCTCACGTCTCTACCTACTCGCTCACGATCGAAGAGAAGACGGTATTGCATAAACAGGTGCAACTCGGAAACGTGACGCCTGAACTGGATGAAGTAGTCGCCGATCGTTTCCGATTCACCATGTCATTCCTTCGCGACGCGGGCTATGAGCACTACGAGGTGTCCAGCTTCGCACTGCCCGGCAGCCGGGCGATACATAACCAGCTCTACTGGGACCACCGCAACTACCTGGGCTTCGGTCCTTCCGCGTTTTCCTTCTGGTGGAAGGGCCTTCCCGCATTGCGATGGGACAATATTCGCAACGTACGCCGCTATCAGGGACTGCTCGAAGGCCGACATCGTCCCGTCAGTACCAGTGAAGAACTGGACCTCGATACGCTCGCCAACGAGTATATCATGTTGCGGCTGCGCACATCCGAAGGTCTGGATCTGGATCATCTTGAAGACCAATATGGTATTGATCTTTACGACGAGCGGGTTGAAGATCTGGCATGGCTGGAATCCGAGGGATTGATTCACCCGATTCGTCGCGACCTCGTGCGACTAACGGATGAGGGAATGATCTTCGCCGATATGGTGACGACGAAACTGATGCTCGGATGA
- a CDS encoding DUF192 domain-containing protein, with protein MKEPQFQVEGTLDFLRQDGTPFLRIAIELAESKEEQMTGLMGRRSLPSKGGMLFVYDREIEQSFWMKSTPLPLDIIFIAADSSIVNIARRTTPLSEETITSSRPAQFVLELRAGFVDSHGIDESTRIQWKRSEAG; from the coding sequence ATGAAGGAGCCTCAATTCCAGGTGGAAGGCACGCTGGACTTTCTCCGGCAGGATGGCACCCCCTTCCTGCGCATTGCGATCGAGCTGGCCGAGTCGAAAGAGGAGCAGATGACCGGCTTGATGGGCCGGCGATCCTTGCCATCGAAAGGCGGCATGCTGTTCGTTTATGACCGCGAGATTGAACAAAGCTTCTGGATGAAGAGCACGCCGTTGCCGCTTGATATCATCTTCATTGCCGCGGACTCCAGTATTGTAAACATCGCACGCAGGACGACTCCCCTGTCAGAAGAGACGATCACGTCGTCGCGGCCCGCGCAGTTCGTGCTCGAGCTGAGAGCCGGATTCGTGGACAGCCACGGGATCGATGAGTCGACGCGTATTCAATGGAAACGATCGGAGGCAGGATGA
- a CDS encoding DUF192 domain-containing protein, translated as MIRRTTFAALVILSAVTVSACTRGSGPKPDVPPEADIPFSKHGTLDFLRDGKPLLTIDIEIADNDSSRMRGMMQRSSFPEKSGMLFIFPFERLQSFWMANTPIALDILFVNSSKEIVYIHRYTRPLSPESVESDIPSQYVLELPAGFCDTYGIVESDRLTWTRQP; from the coding sequence ATGATTCGACGAACGACATTCGCCGCACTGGTAATACTCTCGGCCGTAACTGTGTCCGCATGCACCCGTGGATCGGGCCCGAAGCCCGATGTACCGCCAGAAGCTGATATCCCGTTTTCAAAACACGGAACCCTGGACTTCCTGCGTGACGGAAAACCACTGCTAACCATCGACATTGAGATCGCCGACAACGACTCGTCGAGAATGCGCGGGATGATGCAGCGTTCGTCGTTCCCCGAAAAGAGCGGCATGCTCTTCATCTTTCCGTTTGAGCGCCTGCAGAGTTTCTGGATGGCAAATACTCCGATCGCGCTCGATATCCTGTTCGTGAACTCGAGCAAGGAGATCGTCTACATCCACCGATATACGAGGCCTCTTTCTCCGGAGAGTGTGGAGTCAGATATTCCCTCGCAATACGTACTCGAGCTGCCTGCCGGCTTCTGCGATACATACGGAATTGTCGAAAGCGATCGACTGACCTGGACGCGCCAGCCGTGA
- a CDS encoding iron-sulfur cluster assembly accessory protein, giving the protein MDIKITDRALSHLQSVASKEGVDLASSMLRVAVVPGGCSGLTYDLGWDTTRKPDDETTVFGGITVVLDKKSRLYVDGSELDFSDGLEGAGFHFQNPQAARTCACGESFGL; this is encoded by the coding sequence ATGGACATCAAGATTACGGATCGGGCGCTGTCTCACCTGCAGTCCGTTGCCAGCAAAGAGGGGGTTGACCTGGCATCGTCAATGCTTCGAGTCGCGGTGGTTCCGGGTGGCTGTTCGGGCCTCACCTACGACCTGGGGTGGGACACAACTCGAAAGCCCGACGACGAGACGACCGTTTTCGGCGGTATCACCGTGGTTCTGGACAAAAAGAGTCGGCTGTACGTTGATGGCTCCGAACTGGATTTTTCGGATGGTCTGGAGGGAGCAGGGTTTCACTTCCAGAATCCTCAGGCGGCACGAACGTGTGCATGCGGCGAGAGCTTCGGGCTGTAG
- the sufB gene encoding Fe-S cluster assembly protein SufB, which translates to MSTSETDYLKTVEDSEYEYGFVTDIESDNAPRGLSEDTIRFISAKKEEPKWLLDWRLRAYEHWTQLAEKKAYPRWAHLKYPDVDFQDIIYYAAPDKKPKYNSLDEVDPELLRTFERLGISLTEQKKLAGVAVDIVMDSVSVATTFKEELAELGIIFCSFGEAVANHPELVQKYMGSVVPYTDNFYASLNSAVFSDGSFCYIPPGVRCPMELSTYFRINEAGTGQFERTLIIADKGSYVSYLEGCTAPMRDENQLHAAVVEIIAMEDAEVKYSTIQNWYPGDASGKGGIFNFVTKRGICSGRNAKISWTQLETGSAITWKYPSVILKGDNSVGEFYSVAFTKGHQQADTGTKMIHLGKNTSSTIISKGISGGVSNNSYRGLVRISSNAENARNFSQCDSLLLGDKCGAHTFPYIEINNPSAQVEHEATTSKVGEDQIFYCNQRGIGEAEAIKLIVNGFCREILAELPMEFAVEAQKLLAIELEGSVG; encoded by the coding sequence ATGAGTACGAGCGAAACAGATTACCTGAAGACAGTCGAGGACAGCGAGTACGAGTACGGATTCGTAACTGACATCGAGTCGGACAACGCCCCGCGAGGTCTTTCGGAAGACACTATTCGATTCATTTCCGCCAAGAAAGAGGAGCCGAAGTGGCTCCTTGATTGGAGACTACGGGCCTACGAGCACTGGACCCAGCTTGCAGAGAAGAAGGCCTATCCGCGCTGGGCCCATCTCAAGTACCCGGACGTGGACTTCCAGGACATTATCTACTACGCGGCACCCGACAAGAAGCCCAAGTACAACAGCCTGGATGAAGTGGACCCCGAACTTCTTCGGACGTTTGAGCGCCTGGGTATCTCGTTGACGGAGCAGAAGAAGCTGGCCGGTGTCGCCGTCGACATTGTCATGGACAGCGTCTCTGTCGCAACCACATTCAAAGAGGAACTGGCCGAACTCGGCATCATCTTCTGCTCATTCGGAGAGGCCGTGGCAAACCATCCGGAACTTGTTCAGAAGTACATGGGCTCGGTAGTCCCCTACACCGACAACTTCTATGCTTCGCTGAACTCAGCAGTCTTCAGCGACGGCTCTTTTTGTTACATCCCCCCCGGCGTCCGATGCCCGATGGAACTGAGCACCTACTTCCGCATCAACGAAGCGGGCACGGGGCAGTTTGAGCGTACGCTGATCATCGCCGACAAGGGTAGCTACGTAAGTTACCTGGAAGGATGCACGGCGCCGATGCGCGACGAAAACCAACTGCACGCCGCGGTTGTTGAGATCATCGCAATGGAAGACGCCGAGGTCAAGTACAGCACGATTCAGAACTGGTACCCGGGTGATGCGTCCGGCAAGGGAGGCATATTTAACTTCGTCACCAAGCGGGGCATCTGCTCGGGAAGGAACGCCAAAATTTCGTGGACGCAGCTGGAGACGGGAAGCGCCATCACATGGAAGTATCCCAGTGTCATCCTGAAGGGAGATAACTCGGTTGGCGAGTTCTACTCCGTCGCCTTCACCAAAGGGCATCAGCAAGCCGACACGGGGACCAAGATGATCCACCTCGGCAAGAATACCAGCAGCACGATCATCTCGAAGGGGATTTCGGGGGGTGTCAGCAACAACAGCTATCGCGGACTGGTTCGGATTAGCAGTAACGCCGAGAACGCCCGCAACTTCTCGCAGTGTGACTCACTCCTGCTCGGAGACAAATGCGGCGCACATACATTTCCATATATCGAAATAAACAATCCTTCCGCCCAGGTTGAGCATGAGGCAACGACATCCAAAGTCGGCGAGGATCAGATTTTCTATTGCAATCAACGCGGAATCGGAGAGGCGGAAGCTATCAAGCTGATCGTTAACGGCTTTTGTAGAGAGATACTCGCCGAACTCCCGATGGAGTTCGCCGTGGAGGCGCAGAAGCTGCTGGCCATCGAACTGGAAGGCAGCGTCGGATAG
- the sufC gene encoding Fe-S cluster assembly ATPase SufC, with product MLEIKGLRAGIEGTEILKGIDLSIGKGEVHAIMGPNGSGKSTLASVLAGREEFEVTGGTVSYNGDDLMEMDPDERAREGIFLAFQYPVELPGVSMANFLKEAVNSVRAHQGKPPMSAVDLLKRMREKAALVELNPDLKKRSVNEGFSGGEKKRNEIFQLAMLDPQFAILDETDSGLDIDALKIVANGVNELRSPDRSFLVITHYQRLLNFIVPDFVHVLVDGRIVKSGNKELALRLEEEGYDWVREKSVEPTPA from the coding sequence ATGCTTGAGATCAAGGGGCTCCGAGCCGGTATTGAAGGGACCGAAATCCTGAAGGGAATTGACCTTTCGATTGGCAAGGGAGAAGTGCACGCCATCATGGGACCGAATGGCTCCGGCAAGAGCACGTTGGCATCCGTACTCGCCGGACGTGAGGAATTCGAAGTCACTGGCGGAACCGTCAGTTACAACGGCGACGATCTCATGGAGATGGATCCTGACGAGCGCGCTCGGGAAGGAATATTTCTGGCGTTCCAGTATCCGGTTGAGCTCCCGGGAGTCAGCATGGCGAACTTCCTGAAAGAAGCCGTCAATTCTGTGCGTGCTCACCAGGGCAAGCCTCCGATGTCTGCCGTCGACCTGCTGAAGAGGATGAGAGAGAAGGCGGCTCTGGTCGAGTTGAATCCGGATCTCAAGAAGAGGTCGGTCAACGAAGGCTTCTCAGGTGGTGAAAAGAAGCGCAACGAGATCTTCCAGCTCGCGATGCTGGATCCACAATTCGCCATTCTCGACGAGACGGATTCCGGCCTGGATATCGACGCCCTCAAGATCGTGGCGAACGGTGTCAACGAACTCCGGTCACCGGACCGTTCGTTTCTTGTGATTACACATTACCAGCGCTTGCTCAACTTCATCGTCCCGGACTTCGTTCACGTGCTGGTCGATGGACGCATCGTAAAGTCGGGCAACAAGGAGCTTGCTCTTCGTCTTGAAGAAGAAGGCTACGACTGGGTCAGGGAGAAGTCAGTTGAGCCAACACCGGCCTGA
- the sufD gene encoding Fe-S cluster assembly protein SufD, whose amino-acid sequence MEAEIMDVDVMIAVDAVPTKDALENRFVEAFELFAETRTNESESALSGFRDVAFANFVKSGFPATKSEAWKYTNVRKKLGRGFQISPHTPQTNLTHEDLASFAIEGLNACRLVLINGCFVKALSTSAPEHVTVASLQDAADGGVFGEHLGRYADAMHDGFIALNTAFLGEGLALHVPRGKTAGKPIHILNIAVGEDQFIQPRLLVVVEDGAELDVIETQHTVGTGSIFLNSVVEAFVGARGRLDYFRLQDGGETASAVNNANFYQQESSHASCTTITLSGDMIRNNVVMHPDGEHCESHLFGLFLGNADLHIDNHTLVDHARPNCYSNELYKGVLDGESKGVFNGRVLVRRDAQKTNAYQSNKTIVLSDRASMNAKPELEIYADDVKCSHGATTGRLDDEAMFYLRSRGLSPDRARRLLLLAFVRDVLESVRLAPLRNHVDLLVQHHMGGDRDPSS is encoded by the coding sequence GTGGAAGCGGAAATCATGGATGTAGATGTGATGATAGCTGTTGACGCCGTCCCTACGAAAGACGCGCTTGAGAACAGGTTCGTCGAGGCCTTCGAGCTCTTCGCCGAGACCCGGACGAACGAATCTGAGAGTGCGCTCTCCGGATTCAGAGATGTGGCATTCGCCAACTTTGTGAAGTCCGGTTTTCCCGCGACGAAGAGCGAGGCGTGGAAGTACACGAACGTCCGCAAGAAACTCGGACGCGGTTTTCAGATCAGCCCGCACACGCCGCAGACGAATCTGACTCACGAGGACCTGGCGTCATTCGCCATTGAAGGACTTAACGCCTGTCGGTTGGTCCTGATCAATGGCTGCTTTGTGAAGGCGCTCTCGACCAGTGCTCCGGAACACGTGACGGTGGCAAGCTTGCAGGATGCGGCAGACGGCGGCGTGTTCGGCGAACATCTGGGCCGCTACGCTGATGCAATGCACGATGGCTTTATAGCCCTCAACACGGCCTTTCTCGGTGAAGGTCTGGCCCTGCACGTCCCACGCGGAAAAACGGCCGGGAAACCCATCCATATTCTAAACATTGCGGTGGGTGAGGATCAGTTCATCCAACCTCGACTTCTTGTCGTGGTGGAAGATGGAGCGGAACTGGACGTGATCGAGACCCAACACACCGTTGGCACGGGAAGCATATTCCTGAACTCGGTGGTTGAGGCTTTTGTCGGAGCCCGTGGACGACTCGACTACTTCCGATTGCAGGACGGCGGCGAGACCGCCTCCGCGGTCAACAACGCAAACTTCTATCAGCAGGAGTCGAGTCATGCCTCTTGCACGACGATCACTTTGTCCGGAGACATGATTCGGAACAACGTTGTCATGCACCCCGACGGTGAGCACTGCGAGTCGCACCTCTTCGGGCTCTTCCTTGGAAATGCCGACCTTCACATTGACAACCACACGCTCGTAGATCATGCGAGACCCAATTGCTATAGCAATGAACTCTACAAAGGAGTTCTGGACGGTGAGTCGAAAGGCGTATTCAACGGCCGCGTTCTCGTCAGACGAGATGCGCAGAAGACCAACGCGTATCAATCCAATAAGACCATTGTCCTGAGCGACCGGGCAAGCATGAATGCGAAGCCTGAATTGGAGATCTATGCCGATGATGTGAAGTGCAGCCACGGCGCGACAACCGGACGGCTCGACGACGAAGCGATGTTCTACCTTCGATCGCGGGGCCTTTCGCCGGACCGGGCGAGGCGGTTGCTTTTGCTCGCATTTGTGAGAGATGTGCTGGAAAGCGTGCGCCTCGCTCCGCTTCGGAATCACGTCGATCTCCTGGTCCAGCATCATATGGGCGGTGATCGCGACCCCTCCTCCTGA